From the Perognathus longimembris pacificus isolate PPM17 chromosome 9, ASM2315922v1, whole genome shotgun sequence genome, one window contains:
- the Arg1 gene encoding arginase-1 has product MSSNPKSIEIIGAPFSKGQPRGGVEGGPEALRNAHLVEKLKKQGCDVHDYGDLSFEAVPNDTPFKIVKNPRSVGAATRKLAGVVEEAQKQKRVSVVLGGDHSLAIGSISGHARVHNDLAVIWVDAHTDINTPQTTISGNLHGQPVSFLLRELQNQMPAVPGFSWVTPCISAQNIVYIGLRDVDPGEHYIVKTLGIKCFSMTEVDKLGIGRVMEETLRYLVGSKPRPIHLSFDVDGLDPSYTPATGTPVVGGLSLREGLYIAEEIYKTGLLSGLDIVEVNPSLGTSDGVTRTVNTAVAIAQACFGVAREGNHDPGTNYLNPPL; this is encoded by the exons ATGAGTTCGAATCCGAAATCCATAGAGATTATTGGAGCTCCTTTTTCAAAGGGCCAG CCACGAGGAGGGGTGGAAGGAGGCCCGGAAGCACTGAGAAACGCTCATCTTGTGGAGAAACTTAAAAAGCAAG GATGTGATGTGCATGACTATGGGGACTTGTCCTTTGAGGCTGTTCCTAATGACACGCCCTTTAAAATTGTGAAGAATCCACGATCGGTGGGAGCAGCCACCAGGAAGCTGGCTGGTGTGGTGGAGGAAGCCCAGAAGCAGAAGAGAGTCAGCGTGGTCCTGGGTGGAGACCACAG TCTGGCAATCGGAAGCATCTCTGGCCACGCCAGGGTCCACAATGACCTTGCGGTCATTTGGGTGGATGCGCACACTGACATCAACACTCCACAGACCACCATCAGTGGGAACTTGCATGGACAGCCCGTGTCTTTCCTCCTGAGGGAACTGCAAAACCAG ATGCCTGCCGTGCCTGGATTCTCCTGGGTGACTCCTTGCATATCTGCCCAGAACATCGTGTATATCGGCCTGAGAGACGTGGACCCTGGAGAACA CTATATTGTGAAAACTCTGGGTATTAAATGCTTTTCAATGACTGAAGTGGATAAACTTGGAATTGGCAGGGTGATGGAAGAAACGCTCCGCTATCTCGTGGGAAG CAAGCCTAGGCCAATTCATCTGAGTTTTGATGTGGATGGACTTGACCCATCTTACACCCCTGCGACTGGCACACCTGTGGTCGGGGGTCTGTCTCTCAGGGAAGGTCTCTACATTGCAGAAGAAATCTACAAGACAG gATTACTGTCGGGACTAGATATAGTGGAAGTAAATCCAAGCCTGGGGACATCCGACGGCGTAACTCGAACAGTGAATACTGCGGTAGCGATAGCACAGGCTTGTTTTGGGGTGGCTCGGGAGGGAAATCATGATCCTGGGACTAATTACCTTAACCCACCTCTGTGA